From one Rhizobium rosettiformans genomic stretch:
- a CDS encoding D-alanyl-D-alanine carboxypeptidase family protein: MLSSTGSARRLAVAVSLVAMVLPGLAAANPMMVVDVGSGRVIAHEEAFRKWYPASLTKLMTAYTTFRSMRSGELSPETVVVMSKHAADQPASKMYFRPGSKLTLDSALKLLIIKSANDVAVAIGETVSGSEAAFVQRMNQEAARLGMTSTRFVNPNGLPGKGQYTTARDMALLATTIRREFPEYAGYFALEGVTTGKKDYPNFNLLVGRFPGADGMKTGYVCASGFNQVSSATRNGRTVISVVLGADSLGARADLSADLLQKGLTSSVAGNRLDQLAPYGEGQDQVTDISAEICNPKARQIRSEGRDEAGRMKLTSPYIKEMGRPPAMSFAGLIPGSEPVETKQGSGAGQIANVPIPRPRPTF; this comes from the coding sequence ATGTTGTCTTCAACCGGATCCGCCCGCCGACTGGCGGTCGCCGTCTCGCTGGTGGCGATGGTTCTGCCGGGTCTGGCTGCCGCGAATCCGATGATGGTGGTCGATGTCGGCAGTGGCCGGGTCATCGCCCATGAAGAAGCCTTCCGCAAATGGTATCCGGCCTCGCTGACCAAGCTGATGACGGCTTATACGACCTTCCGCTCCATGCGCTCGGGCGAGCTTTCGCCCGAGACGGTGGTGGTCATGAGCAAACATGCGGCTGACCAGCCGGCAAGCAAAATGTATTTCAGGCCGGGCTCCAAGCTGACGCTCGACAGTGCCTTGAAGCTTCTGATCATCAAGTCTGCCAACGACGTCGCGGTCGCCATCGGGGAGACCGTCAGCGGCAGCGAAGCGGCTTTCGTCCAGCGCATGAACCAGGAGGCCGCCCGGCTCGGTATGACCTCAACGCGGTTCGTCAATCCGAATGGCCTGCCGGGCAAGGGCCAGTACACGACCGCTCGCGACATGGCCCTGCTTGCGACGACCATCCGTCGCGAATTCCCTGAATATGCGGGTTATTTTGCACTGGAAGGCGTGACCACCGGGAAGAAGGACTATCCGAACTTCAACCTGCTCGTCGGTCGTTTCCCCGGCGCTGACGGTATGAAGACGGGTTATGTCTGCGCCTCCGGCTTCAACCAAGTCTCGTCCGCCACGCGCAATGGACGCACCGTGATCTCGGTGGTGCTCGGCGCCGACAGCCTCGGTGCGCGCGCCGATCTCTCCGCCGATCTCCTGCAGAAGGGCCTAACGTCTTCGGTCGCCGGCAACCGGCTGGATCAGCTCGCGCCCTATGGGGAAGGGCAGGATCAGGTGACCGACATCAGCGCCGAGATCTGCAATCCGAAGGCGCGCCAGATCCGTAGCGAAGGCCGTGACGAGGCTGGGCGCATGAAGCTGACGTCTCCTTACATAAAAGAAATGGGCCGCCCGCCGGCGATGAGCTTTGCCGGCCTCATTCCCGGCAGTGAGCCGGTTGAGACGAAACAGGGCTCCGGCGCGGGCCAGATCGCCAATGTGCCGATCCCGAGGCCTCGTCCCACATTCTGA
- a CDS encoding M20 aminoacylase family protein gives MPLLNRASELQSEATEWRRHLHANPEILYDVENTAAFVEAKLREFGVDEIATGLGRTGVVGIIKGSGGEGRTIGLRADMDALPLDEITGKPWASTIPGRMHACGHDGHTAMLLGAAKYLAETRNFTGQVAVVFQPAEEGGRGALAMVEDGMMERFGIGEIYGMHNMPGKPVGTFAIRKGGIMAAPDKFQLKLTGVGGHAAEPHNTADTIVIGAQIVGALQTIAARNANPLRSVVVSVTQFHAGTTHNIIPEEAFISGTVRSLDEGVRDLAERRIGEIATGIAAAHGATIEYEYERACPVTVNHPAETDYAARAAIDVVGPDNVDTEVDPSMAGEDFAFMLQSRPGAYIMIGNGETAGLHNPAYDFNDEAIAAGISYWVRLTEQRLQR, from the coding sequence ATGCCGCTTCTGAACCGTGCTTCCGAACTCCAGTCGGAAGCCACCGAATGGCGCCGCCATCTGCATGCCAATCCGGAAATCCTTTACGACGTTGAAAACACGGCAGCCTTTGTCGAGGCGAAGTTGCGGGAATTCGGCGTCGACGAGATCGCAACCGGCCTCGGCCGCACGGGAGTCGTCGGCATCATCAAGGGCTCTGGCGGCGAAGGCAGGACAATCGGCCTGCGCGCCGATATGGATGCGCTTCCTCTCGACGAAATCACCGGCAAGCCCTGGGCTTCGACCATTCCAGGCCGCATGCATGCCTGCGGCCATGACGGACACACGGCCATGCTGCTTGGAGCAGCGAAATATCTTGCCGAAACCCGCAACTTCACAGGCCAGGTGGCGGTGGTGTTCCAGCCGGCCGAGGAAGGCGGGCGCGGCGCGCTCGCCATGGTCGAAGACGGAATGATGGAGCGCTTCGGCATCGGGGAGATCTATGGCATGCACAACATGCCCGGAAAACCTGTCGGCACCTTCGCCATCCGCAAGGGTGGCATTATGGCGGCTCCAGACAAGTTCCAGCTCAAGCTGACCGGCGTCGGCGGCCATGCTGCCGAACCGCACAACACGGCAGACACGATCGTCATTGGAGCACAGATCGTCGGCGCCCTTCAGACCATTGCTGCTCGCAACGCCAATCCGCTACGCTCGGTCGTGGTCTCCGTCACCCAGTTTCATGCCGGCACGACCCATAACATCATTCCCGAAGAAGCCTTCATCTCCGGCACAGTACGGTCGCTGGACGAAGGCGTGCGCGATCTGGCGGAGCGGCGCATTGGCGAGATCGCAACCGGCATTGCGGCTGCCCATGGCGCCACCATCGAATACGAATACGAGCGCGCCTGCCCCGTCACCGTCAATCATCCTGCCGAGACGGACTACGCCGCGCGTGCAGCGATCGACGTGGTCGGCCCTGACAACGTCGACACCGAAGTGGATCCGAGTATGGCCGGCGAGGATTTCGCCTTCATGCTCCAGTCGCGCCCCGGCGCCTACATCATGATCGGCAATGGCGAGACGGCGGGCCTCCACAATCCGGCTTACGACTTCAACGACGAGGCGATCGCAGCGGGGATATCGTATTGGGTGCGTCTGACCGAGCAACGCCTGCAACGCTGA